DNA from Pelobacter propionicus DSM 2379:
GGGTGGTTTTTCGATTCTCTCGCACAGATCTTCATGCACACCCTGGATGTTCCGCATGACATCGGCATTGGTATACCTGACGACAGATACCCCAAGTGACTGCAAAAACTTCGTCCGCTCCCCATCGTATTCAATGGTATCAGCATGGCTGTCACCATCGATTTCAATAACCAGGCGCAGCTCGGAACAGTAGAAATCGACGATATAACTTCCAAGAGGCTTCTGGCGAAGAAACTTGTAATCGGCAAACTGCCGTAACCGGAGGACCTCATTCCAGATTTTGCTTTCAGCTGGAGTCGGGTTTTTGCGGTTCTCGCGGGCAAGGGTGGTGAGATTTTTGTTGTAAGGGAGAAAGGCGGTGTCTAACCCCTCCCCGGCCCTCCCCTTGTCAGGGGAGGGAGACAAACCCACCCCACGCCCTACCTTGTCAGGGAGGGAGCTTTCATGTTCCCCCCCTGATAAGGGGGGGCTAGGGGGGGTTGATTTGGTCTCCTCCCTCGCTTCTCCTCCCCAGCTGCGGGGAGATCGGGAGGGTTTAGGGAGGCGGGAGAGGGGTTTACTCATCGGCATCCTCATCCTCGCAGTTCAGGCCCGCGTAATGCACTCGCCCTCTTTCGCGCCTTCTCGGCGGGAGCCAGTTTCCGTTTGGGCATTATTCATCCTTAAGCTGATCATGTCGCGATAATGGTTCGGGAGTTGACCGGGCGAGGTTTTGGCACGGTCGAACTGCCTTGTTAAAATTTTGCTCTCCTATCTTTCAATATTCCAGGACGGCTACTACCGCACACCTATGCGAACTCGGGACGTACTCTACGTATCACCCCGGACACATCGCTAATCACATCGCCGCAACACTGTACGAATGCATCGTCCACCTCAACCAATGTCGATACTTCTGATACATCACCTTCGAAGAAGAAAGATTCTTCTGGGAGTTTAATTCTGAAAGGTAGGGCTGCACCACTCTCAACAAGAGCATCGTAGCTGCGTCCGCGTCCATGCTTGAGTACGTTGACAGCTAGAAAAAGATCGTCAAAGCGTTCTTTCAAATCTAGCTCTCCTTCGTCATCCAAAATTTTCTTGGCTTCACCAAATCCATTGCTACAGCTCAGACCTTCTTGTAGGCTAGCTTCAAAAATGGAGAACATGCCGACCGCAAAAATCGCTTTTTGAAGCTGTATCATTTGAAGAGTTTTTACTAGGGAAGTGGCGCCGCTCTTTTGCAGAGCCTCAATTGTTCGATCGTTTGCCTTCCTTAAGGTTTCAAGGGTAAAGGTTGCGCATCTATCTACCAGTTCGGTAAAACTGTGCATAGTAACTCCAAAGGGTAAGTGGTCTTCTCGGGCTCCCTCGTACATGGAAATCGGCCAACTCTCTATTGACCGGTTCACGCGCGTGAACTGGTGATCATCCCAAATGGAACATTTCACCACCTCACAACGCCCCGCCTGAGCGCGAAATCCTCTCCCCTTTCAACCGCTCCCTGACAAACCCGATCGCCTCCGGCGCAGAAAAAAAAGCCGCCCTGTCGGATTGTATCCGAGCCGGACGGCTTCTTTGACCTACCTGTTAATCGTTCCCCGCGACCTCACACCAGGCTCTCCCCGGTCATCTCCCCCGGCTGGGGGAGCCCCAACAGCTTCAGCATGGTGGGCGCGATGTCAGCCAGACAGCCCCCCTGGCGCAAGGTGGTGCCCCGGCGGCTCTCGTCCACCAGAATCAGCCAGACCGGGTTGGTGGTGTGGGCGGTGAACGGCTCGCCGTTCTCGTCCATCATCCGTTCGGCATTGCCATGGTCGGCGGTGATCAAAAGCCGTCCCCCCCTGGACAGCACGGCTTCAACCACCCGTCCCGCGCAGGCATCCACCGCCTCCACGGCTTTGATGGCCGCCTCCAGCACACCGGTGTGGCCCACCATGTCGCAGTTAGCGAAGTTGAGGACGATCACGTCGTATTGGTCGGCCTCCAGGCGGGAGAGCAGCTCCTCGGTCACCAGATGAACACTCATCTCCGGTTTCTGGTCGTAGGTGGCCACATCCTTGGGGGAGGGGATCAGGCAGCGCTCCTCTCCGGGGAAGGGGGTCTCGACGCCGCCGTTGAAGAAGAAGGTGACATGGGCATATTTCTCAGTCTCGGCGATGCGCAACTGGGTCAGCCCTGCATCGCTCAGCACCCCGCCCAGCAGGTTGGTCATCTCCAGCTGCGGGAAGGCGATGGGGAGGCCGAAGGTGGCGTCGTACTCGGTCATACAGACGTAGGAGGAGAGGCGGGGAGGGGAGGGGCGGAGAAAGCCGTCGAACGTGTCCAGAGCGATGGCACGGGTGATCTCCCGGGCCCGGTCGGAGCGGAAGTTGAAGAAGATGAAACCGTCACCATCCCTGACCGTGGCCACCGGCTCATTGCCGTCCATGACTACCGCGGGGAGCCCGAACTCGTCGTACACCCCGGCGGCGTAGCTCTGCCGGATGGCCTCACCCGCCGAGGGAGAGCGTTCCCCTTTACCCAGGACCATGGCGCTGTAGGCGCGCTCCACCCGCTCCCAGCGGTTGTCCCGGTCCATAGCGTAGTAGCGCCCCATGACCGTGGCGATCCTGCCGCAGCCGATGCGCTCCAACTCCACCTCAAGTTGGGAGAGGTAGTCGGCCCCGCTCTGGGGCGGCGTGTCGCGGCCGTCCAGCAGGCAGTGGACAAACACATCGGTCAGCCCTTCACGTTTGGCCAGTTCCAGCAGGGCGAAAAGGTGGCTGTTGTGGGAATGCACCCCGCCATCGGAGAGCAGGCCGGCCAGATGCAGCCTGCCGCCGGCCGCCTTCGTTTTTTCGATGCACTCCAGGAGAACCGGGTTGGTGAAGAAATCGCCATCGACGATGGCCTTGCTGATGCGGGTCAGATCCTGGTAGACGACTCTGCCGGCGCCGATGTTGAGATGCCCCACCTCGGAGTTTCCCATCTGGCCGTCCGGCAGCCCCACCGCCATTCCCGAGGTGCGGATCTGGACATGGGGGTAGTCAGCCAAAAGCCGGTCCAGGTTGGGAGTCTGTGCCTGTGCCACGGCGTTGTGGTCCGCATCCTGATTGATACCCCAGCCATCGAGAATCAGCAGCAGCAGCGGTTGTTTCATGGGAAATCCTCTCTGTTCGAGACACACAACCAGGTTCCGGGAATCGGCACGCACAAAGCCATGAAAAGGGCTGATCAGTGGTGGTACGGCTCGTTGTTCAGGATGGTAAATGAGCGGTAGAGCTGCTCCAGCAAAAACACCCGCACCATCTGGTGGGTAAAGGTCATGGGAGACAGGGAGAGCAGCCGTCCGCGCCGCCGGAAAGCATCGGAAAAGCCGTAGGCCCCGCCGATGACGAGGACCAGATCCGCCGTGCCGCTGTCGCGCTGTTTGCCGATATATGCCGCCAGACCGGGAGAATCCATCTGCTCTCCCCGCTCGTCCAGCAACAGCAGCGTAGCACCGGGCGGGATCTGCTTCTCAAGCCGTTCGCACTCGCGCCGCCGCATCTCCTCGGCCATGGCCCCCTTCTCGTCACGAACCTCCACCAGTTCCAGTGGAGCATAGCGCCGGATTCTGGTGGCATAGTCGGCCAGAGCCTGTTTCACCCACTCCTCCCGGCTCTTGCCGACCCAGAGGACGCGCAGCCTCACCTACTCGCTCTCTCCGTGGGGAGTGCGTATGGCCGCGGGCAGTTCAAGTTCCCCTGCCATGTGCCAGAGCCCGTCCAGATCGTAGTAGCGGCGCACCGGTTCGTGGAAGATGTGGACCAGCACGTCACCGTAGTCCATGACAATCCACTTCCCCTCGGACTCGCCCTCGATATCGTTGACCTTGCCGAACTTCTTCAAGCCGATGCGGATGCTGTCGGCAATGGCCTGAACCTGGCGGTCGGAACCGCCCGAGGCGATCACCAGATAGTCGGCGATGGAGGAAATCGTGGAGATGTCCAGGGCGCGGATGTCAAAGGCCTTCTTGTCGGAGGCCAGCTCAGCGCACCTGATCGCCCGCTCCCGGGAGGTCAGATCTGTTTTTTCTTCTTCTGCTTGTGTCATGGACATTCTGAATAGATCCTCTGTTCCTTGATGTACGCCTCCACCTGGGGGGGGACGAGGTAGGTTATGGAGCGCCCTGTCGCTGCAAGCCGGCGGATCTCACTGGAGGAGATGTCCAGCAGGCATCCCGCGAAAAAATGGACACGGGTGCCTCCCACATGCTCCAGGCTGCGGGAGGCGGGAGTATAACGGAGTTCCCCCCGGATATCAACCGGCAAGGCCGACAGGGGGTCGTTGACCTGACGGCCGGGACGTT
Protein-coding regions in this window:
- a CDS encoding endonuclease domain-containing protein; the protein is MGLSPSPDKGRAGEGLDTAFLPYNKNLTTLARENRKNPTPAESKIWNEVLRLRQFADYKFLRQKPLGSYIVDFYCSELRLVIEIDGDSHADTIEYDGERTKFLQSLGVSVVRYTNADVMRNIQGVHEDLCERIEKPPSLVRGEEKLPL
- the gpmI gene encoding 2,3-bisphosphoglycerate-independent phosphoglycerate mutase, with translation MKQPLLLLILDGWGINQDADHNAVAQAQTPNLDRLLADYPHVQIRTSGMAVGLPDGQMGNSEVGHLNIGAGRVVYQDLTRISKAIVDGDFFTNPVLLECIEKTKAAGGRLHLAGLLSDGGVHSHNSHLFALLELAKREGLTDVFVHCLLDGRDTPPQSGADYLSQLEVELERIGCGRIATVMGRYYAMDRDNRWERVERAYSAMVLGKGERSPSAGEAIRQSYAAGVYDEFGLPAVVMDGNEPVATVRDGDGFIFFNFRSDRAREITRAIALDTFDGFLRPSPPRLSSYVCMTEYDATFGLPIAFPQLEMTNLLGGVLSDAGLTQLRIAETEKYAHVTFFFNGGVETPFPGEERCLIPSPKDVATYDQKPEMSVHLVTEELLSRLEADQYDVIVLNFANCDMVGHTGVLEAAIKAVEAVDACAGRVVEAVLSRGGRLLITADHGNAERMMDENGEPFTAHTTNPVWLILVDESRRGTTLRQGGCLADIAPTMLKLLGLPQPGEMTGESLV
- a CDS encoding 23S rRNA (pseudouridine(1915)-N(3))-methyltransferase RlmH, which gives rise to MRLRVLWVGKSREEWVKQALADYATRIRRYAPLELVEVRDEKGAMAEEMRRRECERLEKQIPPGATLLLLDERGEQMDSPGLAAYIGKQRDSGTADLVLVIGGAYGFSDAFRRRGRLLSLSPMTFTHQMVRVFLLEQLYRSFTILNNEPYHH
- the rsfS gene encoding ribosome silencing factor produces the protein MSMTQAEEEKTDLTSRERAIRCAELASDKKAFDIRALDISTISSIADYLVIASGGSDRQVQAIADSIRIGLKKFGKVNDIEGESEGKWIVMDYGDVLVHIFHEPVRRYYDLDGLWHMAGELELPAAIRTPHGESE